In Polaribacter sp. Hel_I_88, the following proteins share a genomic window:
- a CDS encoding 16S rRNA (uracil(1498)-N(3))-methyltransferase, whose translation MQLFYNSDISTETKQLTFDKIESRHIVRVLRKKEDDILQITNGKGFLFDAKIMIASDKKCIAEIIAVQQKPKPWDYYLHIAIAPTKSNDRFEWFLEKATEIGIDEITPLICSNSERRNVKLERFEKIIQAAMKQSLKFTLPKINEPIKFGDFINQKNEGTLCIAHCEDSNLKNPLKSVVNPSEKLTILIGPEGDFSPQEITKALTKKYTPISLGESRLRTETAGLVAVNLISFINE comes from the coding sequence ATGCAATTATTTTACAATTCAGATATTTCTACAGAAACTAAGCAACTAACTTTTGATAAAATTGAAAGCAGACATATTGTTCGTGTTTTAAGAAAAAAAGAAGATGATATTTTGCAAATCACCAATGGAAAAGGTTTTTTGTTTGATGCCAAAATTATGATTGCCAGCGATAAAAAATGCATTGCTGAAATAATTGCAGTTCAACAAAAACCAAAACCTTGGGATTATTATCTGCATATTGCAATTGCACCCACAAAAAGTAACGACAGATTTGAATGGTTTTTAGAGAAAGCCACAGAAATTGGGATTGATGAAATTACGCCACTAATTTGCAGTAATTCCGAACGTAGAAATGTAAAATTAGAACGATTTGAAAAAATCATTCAAGCTGCAATGAAACAGTCTTTAAAATTTACACTACCAAAAATTAATGAACCTATAAAATTTGGGGATTTTATCAATCAAAAAAATGAAGGCACACTTTGTATTGCTCATTGTGAAGATTCTAATTTAAAAAACCCATTAAAATCTGTTGTAAATCCATCAGAAAAATTAACCATTTTAATTGGTCCTGAAGGCGATTTTTCTCCTCAAGAAATTACAAAAGCATTGACTAAAAAATACACTCCTATTTCTTTAGGCGAAAGCAGATTAAGAACAGAAACTGCTGGTTTGGTTGCTGTGAATTTGATTTCTTTTATAAATGAGTGA
- a CDS encoding DUF4159 domain-containing protein, translating to MKQFTSILILLIFLQTNAQDIAILKYNGGGDWYANPTAIPNLVEFTNQNIKTNIAENPQSVAVNSEDIFNFPILFMTGHGNVFFTDEEATNLKNYLISGGFLHISDNYGLDKFIRAELKKVFPTLEFQEIPSNHPIYNQTFKFPEGIPKIHEHDKKPAQGFGLFYEGRLIVFYDYETDLSDGWEDQIIHKNPKEVRETALKMGSNIIEYAFTN from the coding sequence ATGAAGCAATTTACTTCAATACTTATTTTATTAATCTTTCTGCAAACAAACGCACAAGATATTGCCATTTTAAAATATAATGGTGGTGGAGATTGGTATGCAAACCCAACTGCAATTCCGAACTTGGTTGAATTTACCAATCAAAATATAAAAACAAATATTGCTGAAAATCCACAATCTGTAGCTGTAAATAGCGAAGATATTTTTAATTTCCCAATATTATTTATGACAGGACATGGAAATGTGTTTTTTACAGATGAAGAAGCAACCAACTTAAAAAACTATTTAATTTCTGGTGGATTTTTACATATTTCCGACAATTATGGTTTGGATAAATTTATAAGAGCCGAACTTAAAAAAGTATTCCCAACTTTGGAGTTTCAAGAAATTCCAAGCAATCACCCTATTTATAACCAGACATTTAAATTTCCTGAAGGCATTCCTAAAATTCATGAACATGATAAAAAACCAGCACAAGGTTTTGGTTTATTTTATGAAGGACGACTCATCGTTTTTTATGATTATGAAACTGATTTGAGTGATGGTTGGGAAGATCAAATTATACACAAAAACCCTAAAGAAGTTAGAGAAACAGCCCTAAAAATGGGTTCGAATATTATTGAATATGCGTTTACGAATTGA
- a CDS encoding bile acid:sodium symporter family protein, which produces MANQIDIDAIKINFDSSGLWVLNIAIAIIMFGVALAITVDDFKRLFQNPKIVFVGVLSQFILLPAVTFLAIILIKPHPSFALGMMMIAACPGGNVSNFFSKMAGGNAALSVSLTAFATLICIFMTPFNLQFWGSMYEPTNEILKTVELNWIDLLKLVSLILGIPLVLGMLIKHYHDEMAGKIEKVLKPLSMLVFIALIFIAFSQNLNVFVNHIHHVLALVIFHNIVAFILGFYTAKSFGLNKQDCKTIAMETGIQNGGLGLLLIFGFFDGLGGMALLAAFWGIWDVFSGMALATFWGRYKNKLQVKNYD; this is translated from the coding sequence ATAGCAAACCAAATAGACATAGATGCCATAAAAATAAACTTCGATTCTAGTGGTTTGTGGGTTTTAAATATAGCCATTGCCATTATTATGTTTGGTGTGGCTTTGGCAATTACTGTCGATGATTTTAAACGTCTTTTTCAAAATCCTAAAATAGTTTTTGTGGGTGTTTTATCGCAATTTATATTGCTACCTGCAGTTACTTTTTTGGCGATAATTTTGATAAAGCCTCACCCAAGTTTTGCATTAGGAATGATGATGATTGCAGCGTGTCCTGGAGGAAATGTCTCAAACTTTTTTAGTAAAATGGCTGGGGGAAATGCAGCACTTTCTGTGAGTTTAACAGCATTTGCAACCTTAATTTGCATTTTTATGACGCCTTTTAATTTGCAGTTTTGGGGAAGTATGTACGAGCCTACTAACGAAATTTTAAAAACAGTAGAACTCAATTGGATAGATTTACTAAAACTCGTTTCTTTAATTTTGGGAATTCCTTTAGTTTTAGGAATGCTAATCAAACATTATCATGATGAAATGGCTGGCAAAATTGAAAAAGTGTTAAAACCGCTTTCTATGTTGGTTTTTATTGCGTTGATTTTTATTGCTTTCTCGCAAAATTTAAATGTTTTTGTAAATCATATTCACCATGTGTTAGCCTTAGTTATTTTCCATAATATTGTTGCTTTTATACTAGGTTTTTACACCGCAAAAAGTTTTGGCTTAAACAAACAAGATTGTAAAACAATTGCTATGGAAACAGGAATTCAAAATGGTGGTTTAGGACTTTTATTAATTTTTGGCTTTTTTGATGGTTTAGGTGGTATGGCTTTATTGGCAGCTTTTTGGGGTATTTGGGATGTGTTTTCAGGAATGGCTCTAGCTACTTTTTGGGGACGATACAAAAATAAACTACAAGTAAAAAATTATGATTAA